Proteins from a genomic interval of Aureimonas sp. AU20:
- a CDS encoding DUF167 family protein, which yields MLLSVRLTPRASSDRVDGIELSPDGWRIEARVRAVPEKGLANEALIRLLAEALGVPKSTLSLASGSKGREKRVRFAGDETSLGHALRAHPCFRPAGIA from the coding sequence ATGCTCCTGTCCGTGCGCCTGACGCCTCGTGCGTCGAGCGACCGGGTGGACGGGATCGAGCTGTCGCCCGACGGCTGGCGGATCGAGGCGCGGGTCCGCGCCGTGCCGGAAAAGGGTCTCGCCAACGAGGCCCTGATCCGTCTTCTGGCCGAGGCGCTGGGCGTGCCCAAATCCACGCTCTCGCTCGCCTCTGGCTCCAAGGGGCGCGAAAAGCGCGTGCGCTTTGCGGGCGACGAGACTAGCCTCGGCCATGCTCTTCGCGCTCACCCTTGCTTCCGCCCTGCTGGGATCGCCTGA
- a CDS encoding MFS transporter produces MQSDETLSPDPAEAPVHAPVEDRFAAFRNRRFLRYWLARFFAAFAVQIVSVSVTWQIYALTRDPFDLGLVGLCQFLPALALVLVTGPVADRYSRRWIMGLSILGEACGAAVLLGLTLTGLVSPLPVFAILVVFGIARAFFGPAASSLVVNLVSRDELANAVAWNSSSWQIASIVGPVAGGLLYGLSPSGAYGTALVLFLVGSGLVLSIPAPAQHVSGEPANLRTVVAGFRFIFREKVVLGAISLDLFAVLLGGAVALMPVFAHDVLAVGPWGAGLLRAAPGVGAIATAAWLAAHPVRDRAGHVMFLFVALFGVFTVLFGLSVTPWLSVVALALMGAADMISVYIRETLLQLWTPDEVRGRVNAVNGIFVGASNELGEFRAGLMAAWLGAVPAVVIGGLATVAVAAVWSAAFPQLRQARSLAARE; encoded by the coding sequence ATGCAGAGCGACGAGACCCTTTCTCCCGATCCGGCCGAAGCGCCGGTCCACGCGCCGGTCGAGGATCGCTTCGCCGCCTTTCGCAACCGCCGGTTTCTTCGATACTGGCTGGCCCGCTTCTTTGCCGCCTTCGCGGTGCAGATCGTCTCCGTGTCGGTGACGTGGCAGATCTACGCGCTGACGCGCGATCCGTTCGACCTCGGCCTCGTCGGCCTGTGCCAGTTCCTGCCCGCGCTGGCGCTGGTTCTCGTCACCGGGCCGGTGGCGGACCGCTATTCACGGCGCTGGATCATGGGCCTGTCGATCCTGGGCGAGGCTTGCGGGGCGGCCGTGCTGCTCGGCCTCACGCTGACGGGTCTCGTCTCGCCCCTGCCGGTCTTCGCCATTCTCGTGGTCTTCGGCATCGCCCGCGCCTTTTTCGGCCCCGCCGCCTCCTCGCTCGTGGTCAATCTCGTGAGCCGGGACGAGCTGGCCAACGCGGTGGCTTGGAATTCCTCCTCTTGGCAGATCGCCTCGATCGTCGGCCCGGTCGCCGGCGGCCTTCTCTACGGCCTGTCGCCGAGCGGCGCATACGGCACGGCGCTGGTTCTGTTTCTGGTCGGCTCGGGTCTCGTCCTGTCGATCCCCGCACCCGCGCAGCATGTGTCGGGCGAGCCGGCCAATCTTCGCACCGTGGTCGCCGGCTTCCGCTTCATCTTCCGGGAAAAGGTCGTGCTCGGCGCGATCTCGCTCGATCTCTTCGCCGTGCTGCTCGGCGGGGCGGTGGCGTTGATGCCGGTCTTCGCCCATGACGTGCTCGCCGTCGGCCCCTGGGGCGCGGGGCTTCTGCGCGCCGCGCCGGGCGTCGGCGCGATCGCCACCGCCGCCTGGCTCGCCGCCCATCCCGTGCGCGACCGCGCCGGGCATGTGATGTTCCTGTTCGTCGCCCTGTTCGGCGTCTTCACCGTCCTGTTCGGCCTTTCCGTCACGCCCTGGCTGTCGGTGGTCGCGCTGGCGCTGATGGGCGCGGCCGACATGATCTCGGTCTATATCCGCGAAACGCTGCTTCAGCTCTGGACGCCGGACGAGGTGCGCGGACGCGTCAACGCGGTGAACGGCATCTTCGTCGGCGCCTCCAACGAACTCGGCGAGTTCCGTGCCGGGCTCATGGCGGCCTGGCTCGGGGCCGTGCCGGCGGTGGTCATCGGCGGTTTGGCGACGGTCGCCGTCGCCGCCGTCTGGTCCGCCGCCTTCCCGCAGCTGCGGCAGGCGCGCAGCCTCGCGGCGCGCGAATAG
- a CDS encoding GNAT family N-acetyltransferase, which translates to MKTIAAEIRLAEARDAVGLSRVHEASWRGAYAGLIPHRTLTRMIERRNAAWWESAIANQATILVLQYGGEMGGYATLGRNRTRALGVEGEVYELYLRPEFQGIGFGQRLFSAARMLIRSRGLNGTAVWALEDNPGAVHFYEAAGGIDVATGTETFEGVTLRKLAFTFP; encoded by the coding sequence ATGAAGACGATCGCCGCAGAGATCCGACTGGCCGAAGCCCGCGATGCGGTGGGTTTGAGCCGCGTGCACGAAGCGTCCTGGCGGGGCGCCTATGCCGGTCTTATCCCGCATCGAACGCTGACGCGCATGATCGAGCGGCGCAACGCCGCCTGGTGGGAAAGCGCGATCGCGAACCAGGCGACGATCCTCGTCCTTCAATATGGCGGCGAAATGGGCGGCTACGCCACGCTGGGACGCAACCGCACCCGCGCGCTCGGCGTCGAGGGCGAGGTCTACGAGCTCTATCTGCGCCCCGAGTTCCAAGGCATCGGCTTCGGCCAACGCCTGTTTTCCGCCGCGCGCATGCTGATCCGCTCGCGCGGATTGAACGGCACGGCGGTCTGGGCGCTGGAGGACAATCCCGGCGCGGTGCATTTCTACGAGGCCGCGGGGGGCATCGACGTTGCGACCGGCACCGAGACATTTGAAGGGGTGACGCTGCGCAAGCTGGCCTTCACCTTTCCCTGA
- a CDS encoding YggT family protein has protein sequence MLAVVQVVLLVLNILWWIIIVSAILSWLLAFNILDYRNNFVRTVSDTLYRLTEPLYRPIRRILPNLGGLDLSPLVVLIAIFFLQQIIYLYVVPAIYRAGI, from the coding sequence ATGCTCGCCGTCGTTCAAGTCGTCCTCCTGGTCCTCAACATTCTCTGGTGGATCATCATCGTCTCGGCGATCCTGTCATGGCTGCTCGCCTTCAACATTCTGGACTATCGCAACAATTTCGTGCGCACGGTCAGCGATACGCTCTATCGTTTGACGGAGCCGCTCTACCGGCCGATCCGCCGCATTCTGCCCAATCTCGGCGGGCTCGATCTTTCGCCGCTCGTCGTGCTGATCGCGATCTTCTTCCTGCAGCAGATCATCTATCTTTATGTCGTGCCCGCGATCTACCGCGCCGGCATCTGA
- a CDS encoding methyl-accepting chemotaxis protein, with amino-acid sequence MRLSIRTKLAGAFALTVGMSLALGAVGAYNLTAASARLEELRSGPMQQNERLMTVRAYVSDIGRLLNTMDSVDNDGVFKDMESSVAERGKSTLDMLAEYRAAAPKTELPSVDSLKGAVETYLGMSRQVMDLLRTARADPAGQADAAANARSLMGGGMQPSMASMINQLKTQLGREKKRTDALAAQTDANSRLALMQMLALVAGAVVLGLVVATWLGLSISRGLKRSVDLARQIGSGDLTHTIRAKGSDEIAELQRAMSDMTTKLSEIVSGVRASSSLVAAGSARSAETADRLSSGSTEQAAASEQASAAIEEMTANIRQNADNASTTEKIAAQAAEHAGTTGAAVAQSTEAMRAIAEKIAVVQEIARQTDLLALNAAIEAARAGQHGKGFAVVASEVRKLAERSQTAAAEIGELSSRTLVVAEDAGARLERLVPDIRKTAELVSEISAACREQSIGIEQINQAIGQLDQVTQSNAGAANEMAATADQLSTEAGRLEERAGYFRMTDAERERLLQDEAVEIEATNRQAERQKTRGEGGAAKPASAPAAGKAAPKSAPTSAKPNAPKTTRVLGKTPVAVSAETDQDLFETGAGENPVHSLQAQAASALARPAPAGAGKGGFSLDLGGDEGFERMSR; translated from the coding sequence ATGAGACTTTCGATCCGGACGAAGCTGGCGGGCGCCTTTGCGCTGACGGTGGGGATGAGCTTGGCGCTGGGAGCCGTGGGCGCCTATAATCTGACGGCCGCCAGTGCGCGCCTGGAAGAGCTGCGGTCCGGCCCGATGCAGCAGAACGAGCGGCTCATGACCGTTCGCGCCTATGTGTCCGACATCGGCCGTCTTCTCAACACGATGGACTCGGTCGATAACGACGGCGTCTTCAAGGACATGGAGTCCTCGGTCGCCGAGCGCGGCAAGTCCACCCTGGACATGCTGGCCGAGTATCGCGCCGCCGCGCCCAAGACCGAACTTCCCTCCGTGGATTCGCTCAAAGGCGCGGTGGAGACTTATCTCGGCATGTCCCGGCAGGTCATGGACCTCCTGCGCACGGCGCGCGCCGACCCGGCCGGGCAGGCGGACGCGGCGGCAAACGCCCGCTCCCTGATGGGCGGCGGCATGCAGCCGAGCATGGCCTCGATGATCAACCAACTGAAGACGCAGCTCGGCCGCGAGAAGAAGCGCACGGACGCGCTCGCAGCGCAGACCGATGCCAACTCCCGCCTCGCCTTGATGCAGATGTTGGCGCTGGTCGCCGGCGCGGTGGTGCTGGGTCTCGTCGTGGCGACCTGGCTTGGCCTGTCGATCTCTCGCGGCCTGAAGCGCTCGGTCGATCTCGCCCGCCAGATCGGCTCGGGTGACTTGACGCACACGATCCGGGCCAAGGGCTCGGACGAGATCGCCGAGCTGCAGCGCGCCATGAGCGACATGACCACCAAGCTCTCCGAGATCGTCTCGGGCGTGCGCGCCTCCTCCTCGCTGGTGGCCGCCGGCTCGGCCCGCTCGGCCGAAACCGCCGACCGCCTGTCGTCCGGCTCCACCGAGCAGGCCGCCGCCTCCGAGCAGGCGTCCGCCGCGATCGAGGAGATGACCGCCAACATCCGCCAGAACGCCGACAACGCCTCCACCACCGAGAAGATCGCCGCCCAGGCCGCCGAGCATGCCGGCACCACGGGCGCAGCGGTGGCGCAGTCCACCGAGGCCATGCGCGCCATCGCCGAGAAGATCGCCGTGGTGCAGGAGATCGCCCGTCAGACCGACCTCCTGGCCCTCAACGCCGCGATCGAGGCGGCTCGTGCCGGCCAGCACGGCAAGGGGTTCGCGGTGGTGGCCTCGGAGGTGCGCAAGCTCGCCGAGCGCAGCCAGACGGCGGCGGCCGAGATCGGCGAACTCTCGTCCCGCACGCTGGTCGTGGCGGAAGATGCCGGGGCGCGGTTGGAGCGGTTGGTTCCGGACATTCGCAAGACGGCGGAGCTGGTGTCGGAGATTTCGGCGGCGTGCCGGGAGCAGTCGATCGGCATCGAGCAGATCAACCAGGCGATCGGGCAGCTGGATCAGGTGACGCAGTCGAACGCCGGGGCGGCCAACGAGATGGCGGCCACCGCCGACCAGCTGTCGACCGAGGCGGGCCGGCTGGAGGAGCGGGCGGGCTACTTCCGCATGACCGACGCCGAGCGCGAGCGCCTGCTGCAGGACGAGGCGGTGGAGATCGAGGCGACGAACCGGCAGGCGGAACGGCAGAAGACGCGCGGCGAGGGCGGCGCGGCCAAGCCAGCCTCGGCCCCGGCAGCGGGCAAGGCGGCCCCGAAGTCCGCCCCGACGTCTGCCAAGCCAAACGCGCCCAAGACCACGCGGGTGCTGGGCAAGACCCCGGTGGCGGTGAGCGCGGAAACGGACCAGGACCTGTTCGAGACCGGCGCGGGCGAGAACCCCGTTCACAGCTTGCAGGCCCAGGCGGCCAGCGCTCTGGCGCGGCCGGCGCCAGCGGGCGCGGGCAAGGGCGGCTTCTCGCTGGATCTGGGCGGCGACGAAGGCTTCGAGCGCATGAGCCGCTGA
- the ppa gene encoding inorganic diphosphatase has protein sequence MRIDAIARGKNPPEDINVIIEVPVGGHPIKYEMDKESGALFVDRFLYTPMTYPGNYGFVPHTLSDDGDPIDVLVCSTRPLFPGCVINCRPIGVLKMEDNSGVDEKVIAVPSPALTQRYIKVEEYTDLPEITTKQIEHFFEHYKDLEPGKWVKIGGWGDAAEARRLILEAVVRYDEASEKEKNKTPVGQENA, from the coding sequence ATGCGCATCGACGCCATCGCCCGGGGCAAGAATCCGCCCGAGGACATCAACGTCATCATCGAGGTGCCCGTCGGCGGCCACCCGATCAAGTACGAGATGGACAAGGAATCCGGCGCGCTCTTCGTGGACCGCTTCTTGTACACGCCGATGACCTATCCCGGGAACTACGGCTTCGTTCCGCACACGCTGTCGGACGACGGCGATCCGATCGACGTCCTGGTCTGCTCGACGCGCCCGCTCTTCCCCGGCTGCGTCATCAATTGCCGCCCGATCGGCGTCCTCAAGATGGAGGACAACAGCGGCGTGGACGAGAAGGTCATCGCCGTCCCCTCGCCGGCCCTGACGCAGCGCTACATCAAGGTCGAGGAATACACCGACCTGCCCGAGATCACGACCAAGCAGATCGAGCATTTCTTCGAGCACTACAAGGATCTGGAGCCCGGCAAGTGGGTGAAGATCGGCGGCTGGGGCGATGCCGCCGAGGCGCGTAGGCTGATCCTCGAGGCCGTCGTTCGCTACGACGAAGCCTCCGAGAAGGAAAAGAACAAGACGCCGGTCGGCCAGGAAAACGCCTGA
- a CDS encoding PH domain-containing protein: MGFLSGLLGLASDLDVGALAAELEPVLLPHEGIEIAFQLVRDQIVFTDRRVILIDKQGMTGRKRQYHSIPYRAVTMFSVETAGSFDTDAELRIWVSGQPQPFLQNLSRGANLSGIQKALAGGVLGR, translated from the coding sequence ATGGGATTTCTCAGCGGCCTTCTCGGCCTTGCCAGCGACCTCGACGTCGGCGCGCTCGCGGCGGAACTCGAACCCGTCCTCTTGCCCCACGAGGGGATCGAGATCGCCTTCCAGCTGGTGCGCGACCAGATCGTCTTCACCGACCGCCGCGTCATCCTGATCGACAAGCAGGGCATGACCGGACGCAAGCGACAGTACCACTCCATCCCCTATCGCGCCGTCACCATGTTCTCGGTGGAGACCGCCGGCTCCTTCGACACGGACGCCGAACTGCGGATCTGGGTCTCCGGCCAGCCGCAGCCCTTCCTTCAGAACCTGTCGCGCGGCGCCAATCTGAGCGGCATCCAGAAGGCCCTGGCCGGCGGCGTCCTCGGCCGCTAG